The sequence below is a genomic window from bacterium.
TGGTGACAATTGCCTGTGCACCGACCGACTCGGCTCTGTGGATAACTCGCCGGATATCGCTGAGTGTGAACAGATGATGGTCGCGGAAGGCTGCCTGTCCGACAATGTTAAATCCATTTTTATTCAACATGTTAAGGAAACGGGATGGGCGGGCGATGGAAGTCAGCACAAAGACCGGAGTGGATAATTTGGTG
It includes:
- a CDS encoding tetraacyldisaccharide 4'-kinase, giving the protein TKLSTPVFVLTSIARPSRFLNMLNKNGFNIVGQAAFRDHHLFTLSDIRRVIHRAESVGAQAIVTTVKDKIRLPDGEIALPIHVLGLTLEFDSERSVHALLEPILADLVKRSV